A genomic window from Streptomyces sp. WMMC940 includes:
- a CDS encoding bifunctional DNA primase/polymerase translates to MTQPTDIRGEHLRTALSLAASGVPAMPLRAGKAPFGNCRRCADNACGGRPNMKTPGPCTCPAPCHAWAAATTDPDVIRSGPWRHAWLAASTVAYHPGGAGLTVVDLDNADAIEWARENLPTTRTVPTTRGEHWLYRGATTSANGVRRGVDIKSTMAYARWLGPGSGTMTELPDAVRTLTVKAPTAVRPVPFAVPAPTGGGECRHRTPAFLERGIAMAEQRITEAREAVHATVYRTFLAVLSTHGRCGCLTETHIARLFAAAQAKGETVRHCTDAWANARTRLGL, encoded by the coding sequence ATGACCCAACCGACCGACATTCGGGGAGAGCACCTGCGCACCGCGCTTTCCCTGGCAGCCTCCGGCGTGCCCGCCATGCCGTTACGGGCAGGGAAGGCCCCGTTCGGCAACTGCCGTCGCTGCGCGGACAACGCCTGTGGCGGGCGGCCGAACATGAAGACCCCCGGACCCTGCACCTGCCCCGCGCCCTGCCACGCATGGGCCGCCGCGACCACCGACCCGGACGTCATCCGTTCCGGCCCCTGGCGCCACGCCTGGCTCGCCGCGAGCACAGTCGCCTACCACCCCGGCGGTGCCGGCCTCACCGTCGTGGACCTGGACAACGCCGACGCCATCGAGTGGGCCCGCGAGAATCTGCCCACGACTCGGACCGTGCCGACCACCCGCGGCGAGCACTGGCTCTACCGCGGGGCTACGACCTCCGCCAACGGCGTGCGGCGTGGCGTGGATATCAAGTCCACGATGGCCTACGCCCGGTGGCTCGGTCCCGGCAGCGGCACCATGACGGAGCTCCCGGACGCCGTGCGAACGCTGACCGTGAAGGCGCCCACCGCAGTCCGGCCGGTTCCCTTCGCCGTGCCCGCGCCTACCGGGGGCGGGGAGTGCCGCCATCGCACGCCTGCGTTCCTGGAGCGTGGCATCGCCATGGCCGAGCAGCGCATCACCGAGGCCCGGGAGGCGGTGCACGCGACCGTGTACCGGACGTTCCTGGCCGTGCTGTCCACGCACGGCCGGTGCGGCTGCCTCACCGAGACGCACATCGCCCGGCTGTTCGCCGCCGCGCAGGCCAAGGGCGAGACCGTCCGGCACTGCACCGACGCGTGGGCCAACGCCCGCACCAGGTTGGGACTGTGA
- a CDS encoding FtsK/SpoIIIE domain-containing protein translates to MKATTAAKKRKQADSGPVLDWSAGHGPVTGALSATTGALAIATTGAATGMPPMWAMAVGGAGALGHTVAGLKVRNAGRTLAFKAASWLVGAGWTTWAMATGPLSWAALGSLATIGVGMGAGARSVALYEEAREEEALAAERRQIAEEMTADRRQIAAEWVERIRRICNITVRVLAVEMWETGNGYSLDLEPQGGTTYDRIAQHAAALSADAKLPHGCTAAVGPGAHQGRAIVDVTTRNVLAEPREYPTDYTPLSILTGIPWGFRTNGDDVLAYLREQCALVVGPTGSGKTNMLHTILAGLARAEDVLTWVIDLNAGSAGLPWVRPALAGELKQADGNPVRPGVDWLAGTYEEALKLLDAAIAIGLHRKRAYQELLAKHDTDLLPVSAKIPQIMLVIDEGAEILVSTDRRMKELAKRILEFIRMHRSMGGRTIITALGATGSVLGNLMIRREAKVRVALTGGETEGMDLSKMFPGRRGLGVDQAPFKGAGFMGTPESPGALFKAWRIKPSQIRDITIATSDRHPRLDAVSANAAGPDYARRWDAERTAWMRDLTPDGTGIEQSPPGDGLSLSAHRTDRAGKAGGDDDLLRRFREEIDAQFATAPDPDAPPPASSGLNLSALRKEPEDSPAQRAALAALLAAGPDGTGASAIARALADEYGTTRQTVVGWLKAWADDGTAVRVGEGTKARYVHRDHTPGPPSGE, encoded by the coding sequence ATGAAGGCCACCACTGCCGCGAAGAAGAGGAAGCAGGCGGACAGTGGCCCGGTGCTGGACTGGAGTGCCGGTCACGGACCCGTGACCGGCGCCTTGTCCGCGACCACCGGAGCCCTGGCCATCGCCACCACCGGCGCCGCCACCGGCATGCCCCCTATGTGGGCCATGGCTGTGGGAGGTGCCGGCGCCCTCGGTCACACCGTGGCCGGGCTGAAGGTCCGCAACGCGGGCCGCACCCTGGCGTTCAAGGCCGCATCGTGGCTGGTCGGTGCCGGGTGGACTACCTGGGCCATGGCCACCGGCCCCCTGTCCTGGGCCGCGCTCGGTTCGCTGGCCACGATCGGTGTCGGCATGGGTGCCGGCGCCCGCTCCGTCGCCCTCTACGAGGAAGCGCGCGAGGAGGAGGCCCTGGCCGCCGAGCGGCGCCAGATCGCGGAGGAGATGACTGCGGATCGGCGTCAGATCGCTGCCGAGTGGGTGGAGCGGATCCGCCGGATCTGCAACATCACCGTGCGCGTGCTGGCGGTGGAGATGTGGGAGACCGGCAACGGCTACTCCCTCGATCTCGAACCGCAGGGCGGCACCACCTACGACCGCATCGCCCAGCACGCCGCGGCCCTGTCCGCCGATGCGAAACTGCCGCACGGCTGCACCGCCGCGGTCGGCCCCGGCGCCCACCAGGGCCGGGCGATCGTGGACGTCACCACCCGCAACGTCCTCGCCGAACCACGCGAGTACCCCACGGATTACACGCCGCTGTCGATCCTGACCGGCATCCCCTGGGGTTTCCGCACCAACGGCGATGACGTACTCGCCTACCTGCGAGAACAGTGCGCACTGGTCGTCGGGCCGACAGGATCGGGCAAGACGAACATGCTCCACACGATCCTGGCCGGACTCGCCCGCGCCGAAGACGTCCTCACCTGGGTGATCGACCTGAACGCCGGATCCGCCGGCCTGCCCTGGGTACGCCCCGCCCTCGCAGGCGAGCTGAAGCAGGCGGACGGGAATCCGGTCCGGCCCGGCGTGGACTGGCTCGCCGGCACGTACGAGGAGGCGCTGAAGCTGCTGGACGCGGCGATCGCCATCGGCCTGCACCGCAAGCGCGCCTACCAGGAGCTGCTGGCCAAGCACGACACCGACCTGTTGCCGGTGAGCGCGAAGATTCCGCAGATCATGCTGGTCATCGACGAGGGCGCGGAGATCCTCGTCTCCACGGACCGGCGGATGAAGGAACTCGCCAAGCGGATCTTGGAGTTCATCCGCATGCACCGCTCCATGGGCGGCCGCACGATCATCACCGCGCTCGGGGCGACCGGCAGCGTGCTGGGCAACCTGATGATTCGCCGCGAGGCCAAAGTGAGGGTCGCGCTGACCGGTGGGGAGACCGAGGGCATGGACCTGTCCAAGATGTTCCCTGGCCGCCGGGGGCTGGGGGTGGATCAGGCGCCGTTCAAGGGCGCCGGGTTCATGGGCACCCCCGAATCCCCGGGCGCGTTGTTCAAGGCGTGGCGGATCAAGCCGAGCCAGATCCGCGACATCACCATCGCCACGTCCGACCGGCATCCGCGTCTGGACGCGGTGTCCGCGAATGCCGCCGGCCCCGACTATGCGCGGCGGTGGGACGCGGAGCGGACCGCGTGGATGCGCGACCTCACCCCGGACGGGACCGGCATCGAGCAGTCCCCGCCTGGGGATGGGCTGAGCCTGTCCGCCCACCGCACGGACCGGGCCGGGAAGGCGGGCGGGGACGATGACCTGCTGCGCCGGTTCCGTGAGGAGATCGACGCCCAGTTCGCCACTGCCCCCGACCCGGACGCGCCGCCGCCCGCATCCTCGGGGCTGAACCTGTCGGCGCTGCGCAAGGAGCCGGAGGACAGTCCCGCGCAGCGGGCCGCGCTCGCCGCGCTCCTCGCGGCCGGGCCGGACGGCACGGGGGCGTCAGCGATCGCCCGCGCGCTTGCGGACGAGTACGGCACGACCCGGCAGACGGTCGTGGGATGGCTCAAGGCGTGGGCCGACGACGGCACCGCGGTGAGGGTCGGGGAGGGCACCAAAGCCCGCTATGTCCACCGCGATCACACCCCCGGGCCGCCCTCGGGCGAGTAG
- a CDS encoding RRQRL motif-containing zinc-binding protein, with protein MTLPVYRWRLAPEGYATYRQLRALGLRPGGQDVAAQLERPRRRRGPLVAYLYRIDAAKPVRPMTPGRLAALAKANAARRICPECRRDVGYVVPSSLGMCGACAGPEEQSAA; from the coding sequence GTGACCCTGCCCGTCTACCGCTGGCGGCTGGCCCCCGAGGGCTATGCGACCTACCGGCAACTGCGCGCCCTCGGGCTCCGGCCCGGCGGGCAGGACGTCGCCGCGCAGCTCGAACGGCCGCGGCGACGGCGCGGCCCGCTGGTCGCCTACCTGTACCGCATCGATGCTGCGAAGCCGGTGCGGCCGATGACGCCGGGCCGGTTGGCGGCTCTGGCCAAGGCCAACGCCGCGCGCCGTATCTGTCCGGAGTGCCGGCGCGACGTCGGCTACGTCGTTCCGTCCTCGCTGGGCATGTGCGGCGCCTGTGCCGGCCCCGAGGAACAGAGCGCCGCCTGA
- a CDS encoding DUF6284 family protein, translated as MKLIVAVQEPVTDGLPDAEPSWRDLHAIDLERPLINAEMDLLDVQISLLDRPTSELDQRRLRRAANKVLAARRTVANRLGTGEAA; from the coding sequence ATGAAGCTCATCGTTGCTGTTCAGGAGCCCGTTACCGATGGCCTCCCCGACGCGGAACCGTCCTGGCGGGACCTTCACGCGATCGATCTGGAGCGTCCGCTCATCAATGCGGAGATGGACCTGCTGGACGTCCAGATCAGCCTGCTGGACCGGCCGACGTCGGAGCTGGACCAGCGCCGTCTGCGCCGGGCCGCGAACAAGGTCCTGGCCGCCCGTCGCACAGTCGCCAACCGGCTCGGGACGGGGGAAGCCGCATGA
- a CDS encoding winged helix-turn-helix domain-containing protein gives MTVTGGPKSKATQVADALRDDIKKMKPGDRLPSQRELMDRFGFASQTIQNGLAALRAEGLIVSAGNLGNFVGDGSAPTSNVRDDIKEIRSQIQALAERVAVLEERSAPSGA, from the coding sequence ATGACTGTCACTGGTGGACCCAAGTCAAAAGCGACGCAGGTGGCGGACGCACTCCGCGACGACATCAAGAAGATGAAGCCGGGGGACAGACTCCCGTCGCAGCGAGAGCTGATGGACCGGTTCGGGTTTGCGAGCCAGACCATCCAGAACGGCTTGGCCGCACTCCGCGCCGAGGGGTTGATCGTCTCGGCCGGGAACCTCGGCAACTTCGTCGGCGACGGGTCGGCCCCCACCAGCAACGTGCGCGACGACATCAAGGAAATCCGCTCCCAGATTCAGGCGTTGGCTGAACGGGTCGCAGTGCTCGAAGAGCGCTCCGCCCCGAGTGGTGCGTGA
- a CDS encoding XRE family transcriptional regulator → MTDDRPAWARRIAAERTARDWSQRDAVRALRAHAPTELPAEDSMIRQWKRWESGQTPNDFYQPIIAALFGTVTHALFPAPSRRDGDREIMAASGMETLEIVSRLNRSDVDNATLDALRITADRLASEYPFMPSEQLLIEGRQWLRRVVELHTKSLTLAQHREVLALSGWLALLVGCVEYDTGDRHAAESTRRAALSLATEADHAEVAGWAHEMRAWFALTTGDYRGVIAAAQAGAETAAHHGVAVQLAAQEAKAWARLGDRRQVEVALDKGRRILEGMPHPDNLDNHFVVDPAKFDFYAMDCYRLVGEDKLARTLAEEVLRAGTDFDGTERSPMRNAEARVTLGVAAAREGDLEQALIMGERALEGDRQSVPSLIMTSRELAAEMRRRYSSEPGAQDYLARLHSLAEQKPGFMPR, encoded by the coding sequence ATGACCGACGACCGGCCCGCATGGGCGCGGCGCATCGCTGCCGAGCGGACAGCACGCGACTGGTCGCAACGCGACGCGGTTCGGGCGTTGCGGGCGCACGCTCCCACGGAGCTCCCAGCAGAGGACAGCATGATTCGCCAATGGAAGCGCTGGGAGTCAGGCCAGACGCCTAACGACTTCTACCAACCGATCATTGCGGCTCTCTTCGGCACCGTGACTCACGCGCTCTTTCCGGCGCCCTCACGGCGCGACGGGGATAGGGAGATCATGGCAGCGTCCGGCATGGAGACGCTGGAGATCGTGAGCCGTCTCAACCGGTCCGACGTCGACAACGCCACGCTTGATGCCCTGCGGATCACGGCGGACCGGCTCGCCTCGGAGTACCCATTCATGCCGAGCGAGCAGCTCCTCATCGAGGGACGGCAGTGGCTTCGCCGTGTCGTCGAGCTTCACACGAAGAGCCTCACGCTCGCGCAGCACCGCGAGGTTCTCGCACTGTCCGGTTGGCTCGCGCTTCTGGTCGGCTGTGTCGAGTACGACACGGGCGACCGCCACGCCGCCGAGTCGACACGACGCGCTGCGCTCTCGCTCGCGACCGAAGCTGACCATGCGGAAGTCGCCGGGTGGGCGCACGAGATGCGGGCATGGTTCGCCCTCACGACCGGCGACTACCGCGGAGTCATCGCGGCAGCGCAAGCCGGAGCTGAGACGGCGGCACATCACGGCGTGGCCGTTCAGCTCGCTGCCCAGGAAGCCAAGGCTTGGGCACGGCTCGGAGACCGCCGGCAGGTCGAGGTGGCCTTGGACAAGGGGCGGCGAATACTCGAAGGGATGCCACACCCCGACAACCTGGACAACCACTTCGTGGTGGACCCTGCCAAGTTCGACTTCTACGCGATGGACTGCTATCGCCTGGTCGGTGAGGACAAACTCGCGCGAACGCTCGCCGAAGAGGTGCTGAGGGCGGGAACCGACTTCGACGGCACCGAGCGCTCGCCGATGCGCAACGCCGAAGCCCGCGTCACGCTGGGCGTCGCGGCGGCACGTGAGGGCGACTTGGAGCAGGCACTCATCATGGGTGAGCGGGCTCTCGAAGGCGACCGTCAGTCGGTGCCGTCGCTCATCATGACCAGCCGCGAACTCGCTGCCGAGATGAGGCGCCGCTACAGCTCCGAACCAGGCGCACAGGACTACCTCGCGCGGCTTCACTCGCTCGCCGAGCAGAAGCCCGGATTCATGCCCCGGTGA
- a CDS encoding IS630 family transposase — protein sequence MSDLVGDARHLSPSAQEALRLRAVAALMAGRDREDVAAVFGVSLKAVDGWWAKWQAGGREALVMRPRGKPVGVHQVLGEAEQAAVRQAVLDHRPCDVGLSGQLWTRRLVGELIAKLYRVRLTEVGVGKYLKRWGLSFQRPDKRAVEQDPEAVRRWHEETWPKIRVQAKKDGGEILFADQVGIRSDQVTGRTWGEKGKTPVVRRSGNRFSVNAMSAISTKGRMHFMVFTESFTAEVMCRFLDRLAGHFDHKALPCRLAACVLEARCGSPLPHRADPHRGMNPGFCSASE from the coding sequence GTGAGCGATCTGGTGGGGGACGCGCGGCATCTGTCGCCGTCGGCGCAGGAGGCCCTGCGGCTGCGGGCGGTGGCCGCTCTGATGGCGGGGCGGGACCGCGAGGACGTGGCGGCGGTGTTCGGGGTGTCGCTGAAGGCGGTCGACGGCTGGTGGGCGAAGTGGCAGGCCGGTGGTCGGGAGGCCCTGGTCATGCGTCCTCGGGGTAAGCCGGTCGGTGTGCACCAGGTGCTCGGGGAGGCCGAGCAGGCCGCGGTGCGGCAGGCGGTCCTGGACCACCGGCCCTGTGACGTGGGGCTTTCCGGTCAGCTGTGGACACGGCGGCTGGTGGGCGAGCTGATCGCGAAGCTGTACCGGGTGCGGCTGACCGAGGTGGGGGTGGGCAAGTACCTGAAGCGGTGGGGGCTGTCCTTCCAGCGCCCGGACAAGCGGGCCGTCGAGCAGGACCCCGAGGCCGTCCGGCGCTGGCATGAAGAGACCTGGCCGAAGATCCGCGTGCAGGCGAAGAAAGACGGCGGCGAGATCCTCTTCGCCGACCAGGTCGGCATCCGATCCGACCAGGTCACCGGCCGCACCTGGGGTGAGAAGGGGAAGACGCCCGTCGTGCGGCGGAGCGGGAACCGGTTCTCCGTGAACGCGATGTCGGCGATCAGCACCAAGGGCCGGATGCACTTCATGGTCTTCACCGAGTCCTTCACCGCCGAAGTGATGTGCCGCTTCCTGGACCGGCTCGCCGGCCACTTCGACCACAAGGCCCTGCCGTGCCGACTGGCGGCCTGTGTTCTTGAGGCTCGGTGCGGCAGTCCCCTGCCGCACCGAGCAGATCCTCACCGGGGCATGAATCCGGGCTTCTGCTCGGCGAGCGAGTGA
- a CDS encoding helicase associated domain-containing protein — protein sequence MNYEAAKQFYERERHLQVPRKHVERIVGEDQEKREHKLGAWIGNQRSRAATLTPERVGLLSAIDMRWT from the coding sequence ATGAACTATGAGGCGGCCAAGCAGTTCTACGAGCGTGAGAGGCACCTTCAGGTCCCGAGGAAGCACGTCGAGCGGATCGTCGGCGAGGACCAGGAGAAGCGGGAGCACAAGCTGGGGGCCTGGATCGGGAATCAGCGCAGCCGGGCGGCGACGCTGACGCCGGAGCGGGTGGGGCTGCTGTCCGCCATCGACATGCGCTGGACATAG
- a CDS encoding FG-GAP-like repeat-containing protein produces MSNIRPRATLTSTLLAAAVVSSVLTGTGAQAVTGTPAADNVYAFTAKIEIGDEDSRRACTGALVDARWVLTAASCFTTSDTELAPGKPAEKTIATIGRSDLSATTGGHVSEIVDLVPRAGRDLVMARLATPATGITPVAMATTPAAGADTLTVAGYGRTKTEWAPLKLHTGSFTVNTVSDTDVNVAGKTASDVICMGDTGAPLLRNNNGKPELVAVSSHSWQGGCFGQDAAETRTDAIAARADNIKLGSTLTAGQQLLPGDSLVSASARLTMQTDGDLVIASNAGKTLWSTATAGNPGATARFDASGNLIVRSAADTTTLWESKTAAAGGQAVLTDRGNLVVYNTQNQSLWSSNTVVRNDINGDGRSDIGAWYDFTAGSDATYTFFGKGDNGTLSAPYKSYAAPVGEWDARYMKFVSGDFNGDGRSDMAMLRGYSDASVKAFVALGKTDGGFATPVQAWSSPAGGPFHYSYMTPQAGDFDGDGRDDMAVWYAGADGTTKLHTFTTKTNGTFNAPVASWSAPAGTWLRSSTKFVTGDFNGDGREELGVYYDQGGNGMKTYVFTTQPGGTFASPTTWWNTAALKWDQAIPQAGDFNGDGHDDTLIWYDYADGSDKTSTMLFEKVDGQNKFGSATLTLNSAGGLDVKRLQMTTGDYNGDGRDDLAIMNHQTDDVVKMWTWTARPDALFNGGQAGWASNPGAWVYASTKLVNTYHTGN; encoded by the coding sequence GTGTCCAACATTCGCCCGCGCGCCACGCTGACGAGCACCCTGCTCGCCGCAGCCGTCGTCTCCAGTGTCCTCACCGGCACCGGCGCCCAGGCCGTCACCGGCACCCCCGCCGCCGACAACGTCTACGCGTTCACCGCGAAGATCGAGATCGGTGACGAAGACAGCAGGCGCGCCTGCACCGGCGCACTCGTCGACGCCCGCTGGGTCCTGACCGCCGCCTCGTGCTTCACCACCAGTGACACTGAGCTCGCGCCCGGCAAGCCCGCCGAGAAGACCATCGCCACCATCGGCCGCAGCGACCTGTCCGCCACCACCGGCGGCCACGTCAGCGAGATCGTCGACCTCGTGCCCCGCGCCGGCCGCGACCTGGTCATGGCCCGCCTCGCGACTCCGGCAACCGGCATCACCCCTGTCGCCATGGCCACCACCCCGGCCGCCGGCGCAGACACCCTGACGGTCGCCGGATACGGCCGCACCAAGACTGAATGGGCACCCCTCAAGCTCCACACGGGCTCGTTCACCGTCAATACAGTCAGCGACACGGACGTGAATGTCGCGGGCAAGACCGCGAGCGACGTCATCTGCATGGGCGACACCGGAGCCCCGCTCCTGCGCAACAACAACGGGAAGCCCGAGCTCGTCGCCGTCAGCAGCCACTCGTGGCAGGGCGGATGCTTCGGCCAGGACGCGGCCGAGACCCGCACCGACGCCATCGCCGCGCGTGCGGACAACATCAAGCTCGGCTCGACCCTGACCGCCGGCCAGCAGCTGCTGCCCGGTGACAGCCTCGTCTCCGCCAGCGCCCGCCTTACCATGCAGACCGACGGTGACCTGGTCATCGCGTCCAACGCCGGCAAGACCCTGTGGTCCACCGCCACCGCGGGCAACCCGGGTGCCACCGCCCGCTTCGACGCCAGCGGCAACCTGATCGTCCGCAGCGCCGCCGACACGACGACTCTCTGGGAGTCCAAGACGGCCGCCGCCGGCGGCCAGGCAGTCCTGACCGACCGCGGCAACCTGGTCGTCTACAACACCCAGAACCAGTCTCTGTGGTCCAGCAACACCGTCGTCCGCAACGACATCAACGGCGACGGCCGCAGCGACATCGGCGCCTGGTACGACTTCACCGCCGGCTCGGACGCCACCTACACCTTCTTCGGCAAGGGCGACAACGGCACACTCAGCGCACCGTACAAGTCCTACGCCGCCCCCGTGGGCGAGTGGGATGCGAGGTACATGAAGTTCGTCTCCGGCGACTTCAACGGCGACGGCCGCAGCGACATGGCCATGCTGCGCGGCTACAGCGACGCCAGCGTAAAGGCCTTCGTCGCCCTCGGCAAGACCGACGGCGGTTTCGCCACCCCCGTCCAGGCCTGGAGCTCCCCCGCAGGCGGTCCGTTCCACTACAGCTACATGACCCCGCAGGCCGGTGACTTCGACGGCGACGGCCGCGACGACATGGCCGTCTGGTACGCCGGAGCCGACGGCACCACCAAGCTGCACACCTTCACCACCAAGACCAACGGCACCTTCAACGCCCCCGTCGCCTCCTGGTCCGCACCCGCCGGCACCTGGCTGCGCAGCAGCACGAAGTTCGTCACCGGCGACTTCAACGGCGACGGCCGCGAAGAGCTGGGCGTGTACTACGACCAGGGCGGCAACGGGATGAAGACCTACGTCTTCACCACCCAGCCGGGCGGTACCTTCGCCAGCCCCACGACGTGGTGGAACACCGCCGCCCTCAAGTGGGATCAGGCCATCCCGCAGGCCGGCGACTTCAACGGCGACGGCCACGACGACACCCTGATCTGGTACGACTACGCCGACGGCAGCGACAAGACCAGCACCATGCTGTTCGAGAAGGTCGACGGCCAGAACAAGTTCGGCTCCGCCACGCTCACCCTCAACAGCGCCGGCGGCCTGGACGTCAAGCGCCTGCAGATGACGACCGGCGACTACAACGGCGACGGCCGCGACGACCTCGCCATCATGAACCACCAGACGGACGACGTCGTGAAAATGTGGACCTGGACCGCCCGGCCCGACGCCCTCTTCAACGGTGGCCAGGCCGGCTGGGCGTCCAACCCCGGCGCCTGGGTCTACGCCTCCACCAAGCTCGTCAACACCTACCACACCGGCAACTAG